The proteins below come from a single Natranaerofaba carboxydovora genomic window:
- the ftsX gene encoding permease-like cell division protein FtsX, with amino-acid sequence MKLRNWSYYFSEAFKSIYRNGWMSIASVSVVTITLFILGAFMLVNYNVNHITEEIRSQVEIAVWVEEDASENDVDELRRGIIRQPQVEEVRFVSKEEGLERMEAQLGESAVAGYREDPEMNPLPHLFEVSTHEPEDVPEVAEEIKSLSGVEMVDYGQEVVDTLFEVTGLIRVGVYAFMGALALTATFLIGNTIKLTVYARREEIGIMKMVGAKNWFIRWPFLLEGLILGFLGSVIPVILLRYGYSYLTGLTFSQSGFFALASPEAALGQVDLFLILLGTFLGAVGSIISIRKYLKV; translated from the coding sequence ATGAAGCTTAGGAACTGGAGTTACTATTTTAGTGAAGCTTTTAAAAGTATCTATAGAAACGGTTGGATGAGTATAGCTTCTGTAAGTGTTGTTACAATAACTTTATTTATACTTGGAGCATTCATGCTCGTTAATTATAATGTTAACCATATTACAGAAGAGATTAGATCCCAGGTCGAAATAGCAGTATGGGTTGAAGAAGATGCATCAGAAAACGATGTAGATGAATTAAGAAGGGGAATTATTAGACAACCCCAGGTTGAAGAAGTAAGATTTGTGTCTAAAGAAGAAGGACTAGAGCGGATGGAAGCACAGCTTGGCGAAAGCGCTGTAGCAGGCTACAGAGAAGATCCTGAGATGAATCCTCTGCCTCACCTTTTTGAAGTGAGTACACACGAACCTGAGGATGTACCAGAAGTTGCCGAGGAGATTAAATCTCTCTCAGGAGTTGAGATGGTTGATTATGGTCAAGAAGTTGTGGATACTTTATTTGAAGTAACTGGATTGATCCGTGTTGGAGTCTATGCTTTTATGGGAGCTTTGGCTTTGACTGCTACTTTTTTGATAGGAAACACTATTAAGCTAACTGTTTATGCCCGTAGAGAGGAAATTGGTATCATGAAAATGGTAGGGGCGAAGAACTGGTTTATTCGCTGGCCGTTTTTATTAGAAGGTTTGATACTTGGTTTTTTAGGTTCTGTTATACCTGTTATTTTACTTCGTTATGGATATTCATATCTGACTGGTCTAACATTTTCGCAGTCAGGATTTTTTGCCCTGGCAAGCCCTGAAGCAGCGCTTGGACAAGTTGATCTATTCTTGATTTTGCTAGGTACTTTTTTGGGAGCGGTAGGAAGCATCATTTCTATCAGGAAATACCTTAAAGTCTGA
- the ftsE gene encoding cell division ATP-binding protein FtsE — MIEMQAVSKVYKNRVKALDNINLFIGKGEFTFLVGESGAGKSTFMKLVYREELPTSGKLIVNGKNLKKMKRRHIPSLRRNLGIVFQDYRLLDNRTVFENIAFAMRAVESPKKTIRERVPRILKMVELEGKKNRLVSELSGGEKQRVGIARAIINQPSIVIADEPTGNLDPRTSREIMDILIEVNIQGTTMIMATHDKELVNFARRRVVELKDGAIIRDDAKGGYSNEA, encoded by the coding sequence TTGATTGAGATGCAGGCAGTGAGTAAAGTGTATAAAAACCGGGTCAAAGCACTCGATAACATAAATTTATTTATCGGCAAGGGGGAGTTTACTTTTTTGGTGGGAGAGAGCGGTGCAGGCAAGTCCACTTTTATGAAACTCGTATATAGGGAAGAACTTCCCACCAGCGGCAAATTAATTGTGAATGGCAAAAATCTAAAAAAAATGAAAAGAAGGCATATCCCTAGTCTGAGGAGAAATCTTGGGATTGTATTCCAGGATTATCGCCTTCTAGATAATAGGACTGTATTTGAAAATATAGCCTTTGCAATGAGAGCTGTTGAATCTCCAAAGAAAACAATAAGAGAAAGGGTTCCAAGAATACTTAAAATGGTAGAGCTAGAAGGGAAAAAAAATCGTCTTGTCTCTGAACTCTCAGGTGGTGAAAAGCAAAGGGTCGGAATTGCAAGGGCAATTATAAACCAGCCATCAATAGTTATTGCGGACGAGCCTACGGGTAACTTAGACCCAAGAACATCTAGAGAGATTATGGACATACTTATTGAGGTCAATATTCAAGGGACAACCATGATAATGGCCACCCACGATAAAGAATTGGTTAACTTTGCAAGAAGGCGTGTTGTTGAACTAAAAGACGGAGCAATTATTAGAGATGATGCAAAAGGTGGTTATAGCAATGAAGCTTAG